Below is a window of Hemiscyllium ocellatum isolate sHemOce1 chromosome 38 unlocalized genomic scaffold, sHemOce1.pat.X.cur. SUPER_38_unloc_7, whole genome shotgun sequence DNA.
AGCAGAGTTAGAAAGTGCCCTGAAATATAGGACTGAGGCCCATTGAAGCTCCAACATTGTATACTCCCAGTTAGAGATGGGGAACATGCAGGATCCTGCTCCTGGTAACGGACCAGTCACTTAAAGTGAACATAGGGCAAGTGTCAAGTCATCTCTGTGATATGCTGGAGAAGGCTGTCTGTTTGCCTTCACCTGTCTCTTTGGTTTCCCAGCAATGTGACCCCCTACCTGTTTTAAACCAGAGCTGAGCTCGAGACAGCATGTTGTGTCCTTCCCACCTGGGCCAGTTATTTCCTCTGCCTCCGAACTCTCCTCTTCCCGTGTACTTCTGGAAGTGCTCtttccaccaccatccccccccccgcctccgCAAATCTCCAACAACGTCCTGATCACCTTCCTAGCAGTATCCTTGGTTTTGCTGACAGATTTTACCATGGCCTTGCTGTCCTAGTGCAGAgaccctcaccccccacctcaAAAATCCTAATGCCGAGCATTATTCCCTTAGTACTCACTGCTTTGGTGTctgtttttgtaaatgacttccTGGCATCTGGCCTATTGATcactcattctctcgctctctgtctatctccctcTTCCTCACATTTTCTCCCTCTATATCTTTCTCTTGCACTCTTTCGTTCATGCTATCTCTCTCGTgctctgtctatatctctctcttGTGTGTGTGCTCTCTCTGTATCTTTCTTCCTTGCTGTCCCTCgctcacactatctctctcaccccctctctctgcctgcctcccTGTCCCTCCTTTCTGCAGGTAGTGAAGGCCTACGATCACCATGAGCAGGAATGGGTGGCCATCAAGATCATCAAGAACAAGAAAGCCTTCCTGAACCAGGCCCAGATTGAATTGCGCCTTCTGGAGCTCATGAACAAACATGACACCGAGATGAAGTATTACATCGGTAAGAAGGGCCAGTAAAACTGGGCTGTGGAGCAGGCAGGGGGCAGTCACTTACTGGGAAGGTTCCTGGGCTAACTCTGAACTCCTCTTTGAAATAGGCTGGCAACAAGGTGGCTCCCCATCACACGGCATTGAGCAATAACTGTTGGCCTTGTCAGGAACATTCACGTCCTAAAGGAAAGATTGTTCAAGGAAACATAGCCAGGCTCCAGTTCTGGAGTGAAATCTGTTCAAGGGGGGGCCTAGGGTCCTCTCTCCAGTAGGAATCGGGACCACATTCAGAAAGATTGTTGCCAGCCGAAGGTGACTTTGGAAAGCTGTTACCTTTCAGTATTGGAGCGCAGTTTAATGTAAATACAACAGAAAATGTTGGGAATACTCAGCAGATTGAGGAGCATCTGCAGAAAGTGAAgctgagttaatatttcaggcatTATAGCAAACAGGAATGAGTGAGAGATGGACCAGGTTGTGACTGAGTGCAGAAGCAGTAAGGGAAAAGGAGGGTCCCTGATTGAGTGTGTGCCGGGAGAGATCAATGGCACTAAGTCAGTTGGATGTAAACTCTTGCCTTTCTGTGTTTGTCATCACCCCCTCTTCCCAACACAGTTCACTTGAAGCGGCATTTCATGTTCCGGAACCATCTGTGCTTGGTCTTTGAGCTGCTCTCCTACAACCTGTACGACCTGCTGAGAAACACCAACTTCCGCGGGGTCTCCCTGAACCTGACTCGCAAGTTTGCCCAGCAGATGTGTACAGCCCTGCTGTTCCTGGCCACCCCTGAGCTCAGTATCATCCACTGTGACCTGAAGCCTGAGAACATCCTCCTGTGTAACCCCAAGCGCAGTGCCATCAAAATCGTCGACTTTGGCAGCTCCTGTCAGCTAGGACAAAGGGTCAGAATGCTGTGCCAAATCCGCTAAAATagtgtgtctttctgtgtgtgtgtgtgtgtgtgtgtgtgtgtgtgagagagagagagagaaagagcgcgcGCATCTGTGgcgggactgtgtgtgtgtgtgtgtgtgtgtgagagagagagagcgcgcctgtggggggactgtgtgtgagagagagcctggaggaggaggtggggggtgtgtatgtatgagagagtgagagagccttTTGGCAGGGGCGGGGAGGGACTGCGGCTTGTGGaggctgtatgtgtgcgtgtgagcctgcactgtggggggggggaggaggaggggggtgggcttgtggtgtgtgtgtgagggaagtGGGGGGTGgtttgcgtgagtgtgtgtgagagacagagagcctgtgggggtgctgtgtgtatgtgcatctgAGCCTGCAGGGGCTATGAGCGCGTGTCTGGTGTGTGGTGGGCTGGGGCAGGCCATATGCTTCTGCCTCGAATCTCCTCGCGTCCTTCTGCCTGTGCTGTGATGAATCCGTGCAGCTGCCTTAGTGGAATTTGTCCTCTTGTCACAGATTTACCAATATATCCAGAGTCGTTTCTATCGCTCCCCTGAAGTGCTGCTTGGCATGCCGTATGACCTGGCCATTGACATGTGGTCACTGGGCTGTATCCTGGTGGAAATGCACACCGGAGAGCCTCTCTTCAGTGGGTCGAATGAGGTGAGCTACTGTCCTGTGTTGAACACTCACCCCTTGCCTGTCTTACTGCCTTGATCCGGAAGCTCACTGTTTGCTATTGTTGTCTCATTCTGGCCACGTTTTAACTCCCAACCTCTACTTTTCCTGTTTAGGTGGATCAGATGAATAAGATTGTGGAGGTAGTGGGGATTCCACCTAGTCACATGCTGGAACAGGCACCCAAAGCCCGCAAGTACTTTGAGAAGCTCTCTGACGGGCTGTGGGCTGTCAAAAAAGTGAAGGATGTGAAGAAGGTACGTCCTGGGTTCCACCAGGCCCCTTTGAGTTCTGTGTAAGCAGCTGCAGCAGCACACGCTGTGTACTGGGTATCATGGGGCACTCTTCATGACAGCTCTCAGTGGATGCACTCGTGCCCTAGAATGAGAGTGGGGAAAGGGGAGAACCAGGCAGTGTAGGGGTTAGGAGAGTGATGGTCTGAGGGGGAAGCGAGTTGCACGGGGGCAGAGTGTATAGGTTTGGAGAGCAGAGAGAAGCAGAATGTGATCTGGTCTCAGTTGTTGATTTCAGGGTGAAATCTGGATCAAGCGATCATTAAAAAGAAATGTTAGTTAACATGGGGAAGGTTCACTGAAACATAGTCCTGTGAGGCTGCGGTGTCTTTAATAACAGAACAGAGGTTTACTACACAACAGACAAAAACAAAGCAAGCTATCTCGATGTagaacacagttgggaaaattCGAAAGCACCTCGCAAGAAAAAAATCAAGGTTCGACCTGTTCCTTAAAGCTACCACTTTGCCTCAATTCAAATCCAGAGAAATTGTCACCCTATATCCAAACTACAAGGTTACCGTCAATGATTCTCCCAATTTATGTCCAATGAACTGTGGGCTGATCTTACATAGAAAATGGAAAGGTGACAGTTTCTCGGCGTCAATTCACCTGCAGATATCGGACAAACTTCTCCTGATCTGAAAGCTGCCCGTGTCAGCCTGTACTGTTGAGGTAATGCATCCCTTTAGCTGCTCTGGCTAAATCTCCTTTCTAGGATCTTGCTTCTGACCCCAATCAGTTCACTTGGAATTGTGAAAACCTGCAATTCCTGGGGCATCCAAAATTAATCCTTGACTATTCTCATCTGTAGTCAAGCTCTTAGCCTTTCATACTAACTCTAGCTGCTGTATACTACTCTGGTGTGAGCAATTTTCCATTTCCCTTTCTTGCGCTCTGACACGGACTGGATGAAGTCACTTATCCAGAAGGACGGTCTGACCTTCACAAAGTTAGCCGGTACTAACATGCCACTACTTGAAAATCCAGGCTCTCAAATGATCTGAATGGATGCGGATATATAAATACCACACCTTTGAGAGGGGAGCACAAGAGAAGTGGGAGGTTGGGAAgaaaaggagacagaggggaAACTGTGTCAGGGGAGGATCAACACAGCAAGGAGCAAGGGCAGTAATTGAAATGGGAATGACATATCCTCTGCTCTGTCCACAGGAATATAAAGCAGCTGCTTCCCGCAAACTCCACAACATCATTGGCGTCGAGACGGGCGGACCCAATGGGCGACGGGCAGGTGAACCAGGGCACACGCCAGCCGAGTATTTGAAGTTCAAGGACTTGATTCTGAGGATGCTGGACTATGATCCCAAAACACGAATCACCCCTTTCTATGCACTTCAACACAACTTCTTCAAGAAGACCTTGGATGAAGGGACAAACACAAGTAACAGCATCTCAACCAGCCCCTCCGTGGAGCACAGTCAGTCAGCAAGCACTGCCAGCTCTTTGTCCAGCTCAGGTACAGGCCAccagctgcccccccccccccccccaatacctTGGCATGCACATTCACACTTCCTCTTCATCCACCAGTAGATTGCCTCCATCACCCATCTACTCTCCTTTGTTCATGGTCATCTTAAAGCTGGGTATACGTTCAACATAGGACATCCAataaatcagccagggttcctgctcctgatcactgtccagtgatccctgcgtgagagagaggggggaaatcagccagggttcatGCTCCTCATCACTGCCCAGTGACCcatgggttagagagagagagggggagggaaatcatccagggttcctgctcttgatcactgcccagtgatcccggtgtgagagagagagagaggaaatcagccagggttcctgctcctgatcactgcccagtgatcccggtgtgagagagagagagagagaggaaatcagccagggttcctgcacTTGATCACTGTCCAgggatccctgggttagagaggggtggggggggaggcggaaatcagccagggttcctgctcctgatcactgcccagggatccctgggttagagaggggTTGAGGGGGAGGCGGAAATcatccagggttcctgctcctgatcactgtccagggatccctgggttagagaggggTTGAGGGGGAGGCGGAAATcatccagggttcctgctcctgatcactggaTCACTGTCCAGTAATCcatgggttagagagagagggggtgggtggggaaatcagccagggatcctgctcctgatcactgttcaGTGATCCctgcattggagagagagagagagtgcatgcacacaggggaaatcagccagagttcctgctcctgatcactgctcaGTGATCCCAGAGatacggtgggcggcacggtggcacagtggttagcactgctgcctcacagcgccagagacgcgggttcaattcccgactcaggcgactgactgtgtggagtttgcacgttctccccgtgtctgcgtgggtttcctccgggtgctccagtttcctcccacagtccaaagatgtgcgggtcaggtgaattggccatgctaaattgcccgtagtgttaggtaaggggtaaatgtaggggtatgggtgggtttcgcttcggcgggtcggtgtggacttgttgggccgaagggcctgtttccacactgtaagtctaatctgaaGCTTGATACatagggagagtggagatgagtCAAGGTTCATGCTTCAGATCACTGTAGCGTTTAAACTTTCAGTGTGTTGCGGTGGCCGTAATTGGACAATGATTGCTTGTCCAGTATATTGTTTTGAAAGATGTCTCTTTTATGGCTCCCTCAATGTGACATTTGCAAAACATTGGCTACAGCACTTTGGGGACGAGTCTGTCACTATCTAACACTGGGGGACAATACTGGTGGCAACAGCTCTATtggtgtataacactggggtacagtgcaggtggggacaggtcagttgCTGTGTaacacaggggtacagtactggtgggaacaggtcAG
It encodes the following:
- the LOC132808788 gene encoding dual specificity tyrosine-phosphorylation-regulated kinase 1A-like isoform X3, whose amino-acid sequence is MVITSASEVEQSPPSMLAALQSEWIKQDPICYLPATHCSKKASRSGTSSGCKPPSKHCLPASFGFTPAEPSMSNQHGHLPLGNVQPMCELQQVRQGHHWGVTAGRAPNSDHQRGNHSERMLSDMTILQRRIPVSFRDPGTAPLRKLSVDLIKTYKHINEVYYAKKKRRAQHVPPDDSSNKKERKIYNDGYDDDNYDYIVKNGEKWMERYEIDSLIGKGSFGQVVKAYDHHEQEWVAIKIIKNKKAFLNQAQIELRLLELMNKHDTEMKYYIVHLKRHFMFRNHLCLVFELLSYNLYDLLRNTNFRGVSLNLTRKFAQQMCTALLFLATPELSIIHCDLKPENILLCNPKRSAIKIVDFGSSCQLGQRIYQYIQSRFYRSPEVLLGMPYDLAIDMWSLGCILVEMHTGEPLFSGSNEVDQMNKIVEVVGIPPSHMLEQAPKARKYFEKLSDGLWAVKKVKDVKKEYKAAASRKLHNIIGVETGGPNGRRAGEPGHTPAEYLKFKDLILRMLDYDPKTRITPFYALQHNFFKKTLDEGTNTSNSISTSPSVEHSQSASTASSLSSSGSTATFRAPSTVAVEQWPRSSQQQQQQPVPSTAPSPRHWATTTTTAAAAAPPR